From a single Mycolicibacterium moriokaense genomic region:
- a CDS encoding alpha/beta hydrolase, whose amino-acid sequence MTRAPASGGTPGVTREFVGLQSPTARRAGAGGNPCQGLYYRGVGRKPKVAMIATHYQIDFSEHYLADYMATRGIGFLGWNTRYRGFESSFLLDHALVDVGVGVRWLREIAGVETVVLLGNSGGGSLMAAYQAQAVDPHVTPMEGIRPAAGLNDLPPADGYIASAAHPGRPDVLTAWMDASVIDENDAVASDPALDLFNAENGPPFSAEFVKRYRSAQIARNNAITDWAETELKRVRAAGFSDRPFTVLRTWADPRMVDPALEPTKRTPNMCYAGVPVRANRSAHGIAAACTLRSWLGMWSLRHAQTRAEPHLARVTCPALVINAEQDTGVYPSDAQRIFDALGSEDKTQSSIDTDHYFTTPGARSEKADTIAKWIAKRWR is encoded by the coding sequence ATGACCAGGGCACCTGCGAGTGGTGGAACACCAGGCGTCACACGCGAATTCGTCGGCCTGCAGTCACCCACCGCACGCCGGGCCGGCGCGGGCGGCAATCCGTGTCAGGGCCTCTACTACCGCGGTGTGGGCCGCAAACCCAAGGTGGCGATGATCGCCACGCACTACCAGATCGACTTCTCCGAGCACTATCTCGCCGACTACATGGCCACCCGCGGGATCGGCTTCCTCGGCTGGAACACCCGCTATCGCGGCTTCGAGAGCAGCTTCCTACTCGACCACGCCCTGGTCGACGTCGGTGTCGGCGTGCGCTGGCTGCGTGAGATCGCAGGAGTGGAAACGGTTGTCCTGCTAGGTAATTCCGGCGGCGGCTCGCTCATGGCCGCCTACCAGGCGCAGGCCGTGGACCCGCACGTTACCCCGATGGAAGGCATACGGCCCGCGGCGGGTCTCAATGATCTGCCGCCTGCCGACGGCTACATCGCCAGCGCTGCGCATCCGGGGCGTCCCGACGTGCTCACGGCCTGGATGGATGCCTCGGTGATCGACGAAAACGACGCTGTCGCCAGCGATCCCGCTCTTGATCTGTTCAATGCGGAGAACGGACCACCGTTTTCGGCCGAGTTCGTCAAGCGCTACCGATCAGCGCAGATCGCACGCAACAACGCCATCACCGACTGGGCCGAGACCGAACTCAAGCGCGTGCGCGCCGCCGGTTTCTCCGACCGACCGTTCACGGTGCTGCGGACCTGGGCCGACCCGCGCATGGTCGACCCCGCCCTGGAACCGACGAAGCGAACACCCAACATGTGCTACGCCGGCGTCCCGGTCAGGGCCAACCGCTCGGCACACGGCATCGCCGCAGCATGCACACTGCGCAGCTGGCTCGGCATGTGGAGCCTGCGCCATGCACAGACCCGCGCCGAACCACACCTGGCGCGCGTCACCTGTCCCGCGTTGGTCATCAACGCCGAGCAGGACACCGGCGTGTACCCGTCGGACGCGCAACGCATCTTCGACGCGCTCGGCAGCGAAGACAAAACACAGTCCTCCATCGACACCGACCACTACTTCACCACCCCGGGGGCCCGCAGCGAGAAGGCCGATACCATCGCCAAGTGGATCGCGAAGCGGTGGCGCTAG
- a CDS encoding 2-hydroxyacid dehydrogenase: MDREAVALGGDASRRLRVLAHYTPGDKVAQFVAPESDWLDIRYCAEDDDVTFYRELPDAEVIWHVLRPISGTDLEQAPRCRLVHKLGAGVNTIDVETATRLGIAVANMPGANAPSVAEGTVLLMLAALRRLTELDRATREGRGWPSDPSLGETVRDIGSCTVGLVGYGNIAKRVETIVRAMGAPASAVLHTSTRDDGHPGWRPLPELLAASDIVSLHIPLTDQTAGLLDRDALALMKSDAVLVNTSRGAVIDEDALVDALRSGGLAAAGLDVFAVEPILPDNPLLTLTNVVLTPHVTWYTVDTMRRYLAEAVDNCGRIRDGRNLANVVNGIVVPNRPVNRE, encoded by the coding sequence GTGGATCGCGAAGCGGTGGCGCTAGGCGGTGACGCCTCGCGCAGGCTGAGAGTCCTCGCCCACTACACTCCCGGCGACAAGGTGGCGCAGTTCGTTGCGCCAGAATCGGATTGGCTCGACATCCGCTACTGCGCCGAGGATGACGACGTCACGTTCTACCGCGAGCTGCCCGACGCCGAGGTGATCTGGCACGTGCTGCGGCCCATCTCCGGTACCGACCTGGAGCAGGCGCCGCGTTGCCGGCTCGTGCACAAGTTGGGCGCGGGCGTCAACACCATCGACGTCGAGACCGCGACGCGACTGGGCATCGCCGTCGCGAACATGCCCGGCGCGAACGCACCGTCGGTCGCGGAGGGCACGGTGTTGCTGATGCTCGCCGCGCTGCGCCGGCTGACCGAGCTCGACCGTGCCACCCGCGAGGGCAGGGGCTGGCCCTCGGATCCGAGCCTCGGCGAGACCGTCCGCGACATCGGCAGCTGCACCGTCGGACTCGTGGGCTACGGAAACATCGCCAAACGGGTGGAAACCATCGTGCGGGCCATGGGCGCACCGGCATCCGCGGTGCTGCACACCAGTACCCGTGACGACGGCCACCCGGGCTGGCGGCCGTTACCCGAGCTGCTCGCCGCCAGCGACATCGTCTCGCTGCACATTCCGCTGACCGATCAGACGGCGGGCCTGCTGGACCGCGACGCGCTCGCCTTGATGAAGTCTGATGCGGTGCTGGTGAACACCTCCCGCGGTGCGGTCATCGACGAGGACGCACTCGTCGACGCGCTGCGGTCGGGCGGTCTGGCGGCCGCAGGTCTCGACGTCTTCGCCGTCGAACCGATACTCCCCGACAATCCGCTGCTCACCCTGACTAACGTCGTGCTCACGCCGCACGTCACGTGGTACACCGTCGACACCATGCGGCGCTACCTCGCCGAGGCCGTCGACAACTGCGGCCGCATCCGGGACGGCCGGAACCTGGCCAATGTGGTGAACGGTATCGTGGTGCCCAACCGACCGGTTAATAGGGAATAA
- a CDS encoding SDR family NAD(P)-dependent oxidoreductase, producing MNIDLAGKTALVTGSTQGIGLAIAQGLADSGARVVVNGRSQQRVDEAVASLGGDAIGVAADVATDDGAAELLKRLPDVDILVNNLGIFGAVPAREITDEQWRTYFEVNVLAAARLIRSYLPAMTERGWGRVIQIASDSAIVIPEEMIHYGVSKTALLALSRGFAKDASGTGVTVNSVIAGPTHTAGVEDFVYQLVDKSLPWEEAQREFMRKHRPQSLLERLIEPEEIANMVTYLASTQASATTGGALRVDGGYVDSIVP from the coding sequence GTGAACATTGATCTGGCCGGAAAGACAGCGCTCGTCACCGGGTCCACCCAGGGCATCGGGCTGGCGATCGCGCAGGGATTGGCCGACAGCGGTGCCCGTGTCGTCGTCAACGGGCGCTCGCAGCAGCGCGTCGACGAGGCCGTCGCCTCACTCGGTGGTGACGCCATCGGGGTGGCCGCCGACGTGGCGACCGACGACGGAGCCGCCGAGTTGCTGAAGCGGCTGCCCGACGTCGACATCCTGGTGAACAATCTCGGTATCTTCGGGGCGGTTCCCGCGCGCGAGATCACCGACGAGCAGTGGCGCACCTACTTCGAGGTGAATGTGCTTGCCGCAGCACGACTTATCCGCAGTTACCTGCCTGCGATGACCGAGCGCGGCTGGGGTCGGGTCATCCAGATCGCCAGCGACTCCGCGATTGTGATCCCCGAGGAGATGATCCACTACGGCGTCTCGAAGACCGCCCTGTTGGCGTTGTCGCGCGGGTTCGCCAAGGACGCCTCGGGCACCGGTGTCACCGTGAACTCCGTGATCGCGGGACCGACCCACACCGCGGGCGTCGAGGATTTCGTCTATCAACTCGTCGACAAGTCATTGCCCTGGGAGGAGGCGCAGCGCGAGTTCATGCGGAAACACCGACCGCAGTCGCTGCTGGAACGTCTCATCGAACCAGAAGAGATCGCCAACATGGTGACCTACCTGGCGTCGACGCAGGCCTCGGCGACAACCGGCGGCGCGCTACGTGTCGACGGCGGCTACGTCGACTCGATCGTCCCCTAG
- a CDS encoding VOC family protein, which yields MIKPNNPNSEFELGGINHVALVCSDMAKTVDFYSNVLGMPLIKSLDLPGGMGQHFFFDAGNGDCVAFFWFAEASDRVPGISSPEAIPGIGDIVSAVSTMNHLAFHVPAEKFDEYRQRLKDKGVRVGPVLNHDESEQQVSPTVHPGVYVRSFYFLDPDGITLEFACWTKEFTDSDTVTEPKTAADRRPRVAV from the coding sequence ATGATCAAGCCGAACAATCCGAATTCCGAGTTCGAGCTCGGCGGCATCAACCACGTTGCGCTCGTGTGTTCGGACATGGCGAAGACCGTCGACTTCTACAGCAATGTGCTTGGGATGCCGTTGATCAAGTCGCTCGACCTGCCCGGCGGCATGGGACAGCACTTCTTCTTCGATGCGGGCAACGGGGATTGCGTGGCGTTCTTCTGGTTCGCCGAGGCCTCGGATCGCGTACCGGGAATCTCGTCACCCGAGGCGATTCCGGGCATCGGTGACATCGTCAGCGCCGTCAGCACGATGAACCATTTGGCATTCCACGTCCCTGCGGAGAAGTTCGACGAGTACCGGCAGCGCCTCAAGGACAAGGGCGTACGCGTCGGACCGGTGCTCAACCATGACGAAAGCGAACAGCAGGTCTCGCCGACGGTGCACCCCGGTGTGTATGTCCGGTCGTTCTACTTCCTCGACCCTGACGGCATAACACTCGAGTTCGCATGTTGGACAAAAGAATTCACCGACAGCGACACTGTCACCGAGCCGAAGACCGCCGCCGACCGACGGCCACGGGTGGCTGTCTAG
- a CDS encoding TetR/AcrR family transcriptional regulator: MAQVRPYRGIEAGERVAARRRQLLDAGLELLGASGKDPAELTVRAICGQAGLGVRYFYESFTDKDHFVGAVYDSVIADIAATTQAAVASAPPDEQARAAMANIVRTISADPRVGRLLFAVELSNTVIVRKRAESTTLFAALLFAHAEAHGALDNDRVKAASHFVVGGVGQAISAWLSGDVELDEDGMVLSLAALIDQLAAMPPQS; the protein is encoded by the coding sequence ATGGCACAGGTCCGGCCCTACCGCGGCATCGAAGCCGGCGAGCGAGTGGCCGCTCGACGGCGACAGTTGCTCGACGCCGGCCTGGAACTGCTGGGCGCTTCGGGTAAAGACCCCGCTGAACTCACTGTCCGTGCCATCTGCGGTCAGGCCGGACTGGGTGTCAGGTACTTCTACGAGAGCTTCACCGACAAAGACCACTTCGTCGGTGCCGTCTACGACTCGGTGATCGCCGACATTGCCGCGACCACGCAGGCGGCGGTGGCCTCGGCACCCCCTGACGAGCAGGCGCGCGCGGCGATGGCGAACATCGTGCGCACCATCTCCGCCGATCCCCGGGTGGGCCGGCTGCTGTTCGCCGTAGAACTGTCCAACACCGTGATCGTGCGCAAACGTGCGGAGTCGACAACGTTGTTCGCCGCGCTGCTCTTTGCGCATGCAGAAGCGCACGGAGCGCTGGACAACGATCGCGTGAAGGCCGCGTCCCACTTCGTCGTCGGTGGTGTGGGCCAGGCCATCAGTGCCTGGCTGTCCGGTGACGTCGAACTCGACGAAGACGGAATGGTCTTGTCGCTGGCGGCGCTGATCGATCAGCTGGCCGCCATGCCGCCGCAGAGCTAG
- a CDS encoding oxygenase MpaB family protein, with protein MTSTEVIDHVGRGINDPPLPGGRRAPRWMHRADDAAGIGLLSGPANVIMELSRPGVGYGVKDSRVESGRADRHPIKRARTTFTYLAVALSGTDEQKKAYRRAVNKSHAEVYSRPGDPVEYNAFDKDLQLWVAACLYKGFVDVYRIFVGEMDDELADAHYREGAALGTTLQVPAEMWPADRKAFDEYWQESLEKVHIDDAVREYLWPIAAGRVGKATLPYPIQRRIDAVNLFITTGFLPQRFRDEMRLPWDADKQRRFNRVMGIMGRINNFLPRFMRRFPFNWMLRDLDWRMRTGRPLV; from the coding sequence ATGACGAGCACTGAGGTGATCGACCACGTCGGACGGGGGATCAACGATCCGCCCCTGCCGGGCGGGAGGCGCGCGCCTCGGTGGATGCACCGAGCGGACGACGCCGCAGGCATCGGTCTGTTGTCGGGTCCGGCCAACGTGATCATGGAGCTCTCCCGGCCGGGTGTCGGGTACGGCGTCAAGGACAGCCGGGTCGAGAGCGGACGGGCGGACCGCCATCCGATCAAGCGGGCGCGGACGACGTTCACCTATCTCGCCGTGGCGCTCTCGGGTACCGACGAACAGAAGAAGGCCTACCGGCGTGCGGTCAACAAGTCGCATGCCGAGGTGTATTCACGGCCCGGTGATCCGGTGGAGTACAACGCGTTTGACAAGGACCTACAGCTGTGGGTGGCGGCCTGTCTGTACAAGGGCTTCGTCGACGTCTATCGCATCTTCGTCGGTGAGATGGACGACGAGCTTGCTGACGCGCACTATCGCGAGGGCGCGGCCCTCGGCACCACCCTGCAGGTTCCTGCGGAGATGTGGCCCGCCGACCGCAAGGCCTTCGACGAATACTGGCAAGAGTCGCTGGAGAAGGTTCACATCGACGATGCCGTGCGCGAGTACCTCTGGCCGATCGCCGCGGGACGCGTCGGTAAAGCGACGCTTCCCTATCCGATCCAGCGGCGCATCGATGCGGTCAACCTCTTCATCACGACGGGCTTTCTGCCGCAACGGTTCCGGGATGAGATGCGATTGCCGTGGGATGCCGACAAGCAGCGCCGGTTCAATCGCGTGATGGGAATCATGGGCAGGATCAACAACTTCCTCCCGCGGTTCATGCGGCGGTTCCCGTTCAACTGGATGCTGAGGGACCTCGACTGGCGGATGCGCACCGGTCGCCCGCTCGTCTAA
- the eccA gene encoding type VII secretion AAA-ATPase EccA has product MPSSTDLAAGSRVDNDVLSRFATSCRALGLSVHDRRRPADLAAARSGFAELTRIAREQCDAWTGLAAAGDSSAPVIEGVWRTVNTAGVLQRQIELSDGDLIFDYDTGLYLQFAASKPDDFALAYAVTLCDAGKWTAADELVGPLIARRPNWLEARWVRVAMYYRTARWSDVVRLLTPIVNDPKLDAPYAHAVRTALGTALARLGMYAPALSYLEDPSGPIDIAAVDGGLVRALALRAQGEDLDAADVLAELYAANPENEEVETAISDPSYGIVPTTAARIEARSDPWDPETEPSESEFVDPGAKERKAHLLIEAEAELAEFIGLDEVKYQVARLKSSVAMAIRRQERGLTVANRTNHLVFAGPPGTGKTTIARVVAKIYCGLGILKKETVREVHRADLIGQHIGETEAKTNSIIDSALDGVLFLDEAYALVSTGAKNDFGLVAIDTLLARMENDRERLVVIVAGYRKDLDAFLDTNEGLRSRFTRSIDFPSYSPHELVEIATRMAEKRDSVFEPAALAHMETLFTQLASVTTPDANGVDRRSLDIAGNGRFVRNLVERSEEEREFRLDHSDTEEFTDDELMTITDEDVTRSAIPLLRGLGLTVPE; this is encoded by the coding sequence GTGCCTTCATCAACGGACTTAGCTGCGGGCTCCCGCGTCGACAACGACGTTCTGAGTCGCTTCGCGACATCCTGCCGGGCCCTTGGGTTGTCGGTGCACGATCGGCGCCGACCGGCGGATCTGGCGGCGGCGCGGTCCGGATTTGCCGAGCTCACCCGCATCGCCCGCGAACAATGCGACGCCTGGACGGGCCTCGCCGCCGCCGGCGATAGCAGCGCACCGGTGATCGAAGGTGTCTGGCGTACGGTGAACACGGCCGGTGTGCTGCAGCGTCAAATCGAACTCTCCGACGGGGACCTGATATTCGACTACGACACCGGGCTGTATCTCCAATTCGCCGCGTCGAAACCCGACGACTTCGCACTGGCCTACGCCGTCACCCTCTGCGACGCCGGCAAATGGACGGCCGCCGACGAACTCGTGGGTCCGCTCATCGCCCGGCGGCCGAACTGGCTCGAGGCGCGGTGGGTGCGGGTCGCCATGTACTACCGGACCGCACGTTGGTCGGACGTCGTACGGCTACTCACCCCGATCGTCAACGATCCAAAGCTGGACGCGCCGTATGCGCATGCCGTGCGCACCGCACTGGGCACCGCGCTGGCGCGGTTGGGGATGTACGCCCCGGCATTGTCCTACCTCGAGGACCCATCCGGACCCATCGACATCGCGGCGGTGGACGGTGGCCTCGTGAGGGCGTTGGCGCTGCGGGCGCAGGGCGAAGACCTCGACGCCGCCGATGTGCTCGCCGAGCTCTACGCCGCCAATCCCGAGAACGAAGAGGTCGAGACGGCGATCTCGGACCCGTCGTACGGCATCGTGCCGACGACCGCCGCGAGGATCGAAGCCCGTTCTGACCCTTGGGATCCCGAGACAGAGCCGAGCGAATCCGAGTTCGTCGATCCCGGTGCCAAGGAGCGGAAGGCGCACCTGTTGATCGAGGCCGAGGCCGAACTGGCCGAGTTCATCGGCCTGGACGAGGTCAAGTATCAGGTGGCCCGGCTGAAGAGTTCGGTCGCGATGGCGATCCGTCGCCAGGAGCGCGGGCTGACCGTCGCGAACCGCACCAACCATCTCGTGTTCGCCGGGCCGCCCGGCACCGGTAAGACGACGATCGCGCGGGTGGTCGCCAAGATCTATTGCGGGCTGGGCATTCTCAAGAAGGAGACGGTGCGCGAGGTGCACCGCGCGGACCTCATCGGCCAGCACATCGGCGAGACCGAGGCGAAGACCAACAGCATCATCGACAGCGCACTCGACGGCGTGCTGTTCCTCGACGAGGCCTATGCGCTCGTGTCGACCGGCGCGAAGAACGATTTCGGTCTCGTCGCGATCGACACCCTGCTGGCCCGCATGGAGAACGACCGTGAGCGGCTGGTCGTGATCGTCGCCGGTTACCGCAAAGATCTCGACGCGTTTCTCGACACGAACGAGGGTTTGCGCTCTCGGTTCACCCGCAGCATCGACTTTCCGTCCTACTCACCGCACGAGCTGGTGGAGATCGCGACGCGCATGGCTGAGAAGCGGGACAGCGTCTTCGAGCCCGCAGCACTGGCGCACATGGAGACGCTGTTCACTCAACTCGCATCCGTCACCACTCCCGATGCCAACGGTGTGGACAGGCGCAGCCTGGACATCGCCGGTAACGGCCGCTTCGTCCGCAACCTCGTGGAGCGCTCCGAAGAGGAGCGCGAGTTCCGCCTCGACCATTCCGACACAGAAGAATTCACTGACGACGAGCTGATGACAATCACCGATGAGGACGTCACCCGATCCGCCATCCCGCTGCTCCGCGGCCTCGGCCTGACGGTGCCCGAATGA
- a CDS encoding acyl-CoA dehydrogenase produces the protein MPIAINTEHNDLADSVRSLVARVAPSEVLHEALETPIPNPPPYWKAAAEQGLQGMHLAESVGGQGFGILELAIVVAEFGYGAVPGPFVPSAIASALIAANDPEAKVLNDLASGEVIAAYAIDSGLTATKHGNDLVIRGEVRAVPAAAQSSVLVLPVAIDSGEEWVVLEADTLEIEPVQSVDPLRPVAHVRANAVEVGDDRVLSNLSRGHARAIISTLLSAECIGVARWATDTATAYAKIREQFGRPIGQFQAIKHKCAQMIADTERATAAVWDAARAIDEHSQDPTDNTAFEFAAAVAATLAPEAVLHTTQDCIQVHGGIGFTWEHDTNVYYRRALVLAACFGRTGDYPQQVVDIATSTGMRRLDIDLDPETEKLRDEIRAEVAALKAIPSEERNAALAEGGWVVPHLPKPWGRGAGPVEQIIIAQEFNAGRVRRPAMGIAAWLIPSVVAFGTEEQKQRFLPPTLRGEMIWCQLFSEPGAGSDLASLTTKATKVDGGWRISGQKIWTTGAQYSHWGMLLARTDPNAPKHNGITYFLLDMSSEGVEVKPLRELTGNAMFNTVFIDDVFVPDDMVLGEVNRGWEVSRTTLTAERVSIGSTEPPFLPNLDGFVEFIRDGQFDQVGKNHAGHLIAEGHAAKVLNMRSTLLTLAGGDPMPAAAISKLLSMRTGQKYAEFAVSSFGTDGAIGDPETPQGKWAEFLLASRATTIYGGTSEVQLNIIAERLLGLPRDP, from the coding sequence ATGCCCATCGCAATCAACACCGAGCACAACGATCTCGCTGATTCGGTCCGGTCCCTGGTGGCGCGGGTCGCGCCGTCGGAGGTGCTGCACGAAGCGCTGGAAACGCCGATTCCGAATCCGCCGCCCTACTGGAAGGCCGCCGCGGAGCAGGGCCTCCAGGGTATGCATCTGGCGGAATCGGTTGGTGGACAAGGCTTCGGCATCCTCGAGCTGGCGATCGTGGTCGCGGAGTTCGGCTACGGCGCGGTGCCCGGCCCCTTCGTGCCTTCGGCGATCGCCAGTGCCCTGATCGCCGCCAACGATCCCGAGGCCAAGGTGCTCAACGACCTGGCCTCCGGCGAGGTCATCGCCGCCTACGCCATCGACTCCGGGTTGACGGCCACCAAACACGGCAACGACCTGGTCATCCGAGGTGAGGTGCGCGCGGTGCCCGCAGCCGCGCAGTCGTCGGTGCTGGTCCTGCCGGTTGCCATCGACAGCGGCGAGGAATGGGTGGTCCTCGAGGCCGACACGCTGGAGATCGAACCCGTCCAGAGTGTGGATCCGCTGCGCCCGGTGGCGCATGTGCGCGCCAACGCCGTCGAGGTCGGCGACGACCGCGTGTTGAGCAACCTCAGCCGTGGCCACGCGCGCGCCATCATCTCGACGCTGCTGTCCGCCGAGTGCATCGGCGTCGCGCGCTGGGCCACCGACACCGCGACCGCGTACGCCAAGATCCGTGAGCAGTTCGGCCGGCCGATCGGCCAGTTCCAGGCCATCAAGCACAAGTGCGCGCAGATGATCGCCGACACCGAGCGCGCGACCGCGGCGGTATGGGACGCTGCACGCGCCATCGACGAGCACAGCCAGGACCCAACGGACAACACGGCTTTCGAGTTCGCGGCGGCAGTCGCGGCCACGCTCGCACCCGAGGCCGTGCTGCACACGACGCAGGACTGCATCCAGGTGCACGGCGGTATCGGCTTCACCTGGGAGCACGACACCAACGTGTACTACCGCCGCGCCCTGGTACTGGCCGCATGCTTCGGTCGCACCGGTGACTACCCGCAGCAGGTCGTTGACATCGCGACCAGCACCGGAATGCGCAGACTCGACATCGATCTGGACCCCGAGACGGAGAAGCTCCGCGACGAGATCCGCGCGGAGGTGGCGGCGCTGAAAGCGATTCCGAGCGAAGAACGCAACGCCGCGCTCGCCGAGGGTGGCTGGGTGGTGCCCCACCTGCCCAAGCCGTGGGGCCGCGGCGCGGGCCCGGTCGAGCAGATCATCATCGCCCAGGAGTTCAACGCAGGCCGAGTTCGCCGTCCAGCGATGGGCATCGCGGCGTGGCTGATCCCGTCGGTCGTGGCGTTCGGGACCGAGGAGCAGAAGCAGCGCTTCCTGCCCCCGACGCTGCGCGGCGAAATGATTTGGTGTCAGCTGTTTTCCGAGCCCGGCGCCGGATCCGACCTCGCCAGCCTGACCACCAAGGCGACCAAGGTCGACGGCGGCTGGCGGATCTCCGGCCAGAAGATCTGGACCACCGGCGCGCAGTACTCACACTGGGGCATGCTGCTGGCCCGCACGGATCCGAACGCCCCGAAGCACAACGGCATCACCTACTTCCTGCTTGACATGAGCAGCGAAGGGGTCGAGGTGAAGCCGCTGCGTGAACTGACCGGCAACGCGATGTTCAACACGGTGTTCATCGACGACGTCTTCGTGCCCGACGACATGGTGCTCGGTGAGGTGAACCGCGGCTGGGAGGTCAGCCGCACCACGCTGACGGCCGAGCGGGTCTCGATCGGCAGCACCGAACCGCCGTTCCTGCCCAACCTCGACGGCTTCGTGGAGTTCATCCGCGACGGCCAGTTCGATCAGGTCGGGAAGAACCACGCCGGACACCTGATCGCCGAAGGGCACGCCGCCAAGGTGCTGAACATGCGGTCCACCCTGTTGACGCTGGCCGGCGGGGACCCGATGCCCGCCGCGGCCATCTCCAAACTGCTGTCGATGCGCACCGGCCAGAAGTACGCCGAATTCGCGGTGTCATCGTTCGGCACCGACGGCGCCATCGGCGACCCTGAGACCCCACAGGGCAAATGGGCTGAATTCCTGCTCGCCAGCCGCGCCACCACCATTTACGGCGGCACCTCGGAGGTGCAGCTCAACATCATCGCCGAGCGGTTGCTGGGACTCCCGCGCGATCCGTAG
- a CDS encoding TetR/AcrR family transcriptional regulator, which produces MTASPREQLPTLRGRQTQAAIDAGARAVIARKGILATTISDIAAEAGKSTASFYNYYDSKEAMVREWALRFRDEARERSRAAEEPGLSNWERSYQVAAAHWHTYRHRLAEIVSVSQLAMVNDDFAEYWSDICALPITLITHMVKSAQQQGFCTDDDPRLVAVALVSMLNQFCYTQLAGGKAEPVDDNACITTLANIFYRVIYHKGAV; this is translated from the coding sequence GTGACCGCTAGTCCGCGTGAGCAGTTGCCCACGTTGCGTGGTCGACAGACGCAGGCGGCGATCGACGCGGGTGCGCGGGCGGTGATCGCCCGCAAAGGCATTCTCGCGACGACGATTTCGGATATCGCGGCCGAGGCCGGCAAGTCCACGGCCTCGTTCTACAACTACTACGACTCCAAAGAGGCGATGGTCCGCGAGTGGGCCCTTCGATTCCGCGACGAGGCCAGGGAACGGTCTCGCGCAGCGGAGGAGCCGGGCCTGAGCAACTGGGAGCGCTCATACCAAGTCGCGGCCGCGCACTGGCACACGTATCGCCACCGGCTCGCCGAAATCGTCAGCGTGTCGCAGCTCGCGATGGTCAACGACGATTTCGCCGAGTACTGGAGCGACATCTGTGCGCTGCCGATCACCCTGATCACCCACATGGTGAAAAGTGCTCAGCAACAGGGCTTCTGCACCGATGACGATCCGCGCCTGGTCGCTGTTGCGTTGGTGTCGATGCTCAACCAGTTCTGCTACACGCAGCTGGCCGGGGGCAAGGCCGAACCCGTCGACGACAACGCATGCATCACCACGCTGGCCAACATCTTCTATCGAGTGATCTACCACAAGGGGGCGGTATGA